In Mercenaria mercenaria strain notata chromosome 15, MADL_Memer_1, whole genome shotgun sequence, a single genomic region encodes these proteins:
- the LOC123548357 gene encoding uncharacterized protein LOC123548357: MYVKVFFILGIICNVCDAFLFDEPCNRTIKTPEIDFIIGKDCTHGMININPSASGSLSAHITNKSPNTCSNTVCLKSCNTVSSSMFALPQDPFQCCHAFPRPSIDTRDSTDVKNGSLHKTSTFGEEWICTLPHTQPRIVIDLNVHTSHCPLLVEYDIFATC, translated from the exons ATGTACGTCAAAGTATTTTTCATCCTAGGGATTATATGCAATGTTTGCGACGCGTTTCTTTTTGATGAGCCTTGCAACAGGACGAT AAAAACTCCTGAAATCGACTTTATCATCGGCAAGGATTGTACACATGGTATGATAAACATTAATCCCTCCGCCTCTGGATCACTGTCTGCACATATAACCAACAAGAGCCCAAATACCTGCAGCAACACCGTGTGTCTCAAGTCTTGCAACACGGTTTCAAGCTCCATGTTCGCTCTACCTCAAGACCCGTTTCAATGTTGTCATGCCTTTCCCCGTCCATCTATTGACACACGGGATTCAACAGATGTGAAGAACGGAAGTCTTCATAAAACCAGTACTTTTG gtGAAGAATGGATTTGTACACTGCCACATACACAGCCCCGCATTGTGATTGACTTGAATGTACATACATCTCACTGCCCTTTGCTAGTGGAATACGATATTTTTGCTACATGTTGA